CACAAATTCAAACTCATCTTtcactggttgttgttgttgttgtcatctgTGTGAACAGGAAGCCGGTTCGTGGAGGTCGATCCACAGGAAGTCCGCGGACTGCTTCCTGTCTGTTTCTCCGCCTCTGAGGCGTGTATAAAGTGTAAATGTGGATGTTCAGAGTTTTTCTATACGATGTGTCTGTGATGTAAACTCTTGGCATTGAATGTCTGTAAAGGGAACGAACACGACAGCTGCACTGGTTTCATTTCTCCATCCCAGTTGAAACATTTCCGGGGAGCTATGTGCTCCGCTGGTTGCCAGGCAGCCGCGGGACGACGACAAGACTTCAGGAagtcgttattattattaaagaaatccAGTAGTTATTTCTGGTGTGAAAAGTCTCACGTCAGACAGAGTTCAATAACATCTGAACTCATATAAATACTTTGTGCTCAAGTATCTAAAGTTAAAAATTAAAGTTCCCCATCTTTAATGTTCTCGATTCTTTCATCAACCAAAAGTTTATGAGAGGaactttacttaaaaaaaacaaattcaatgatattaaatacataaaattgCTAATTGTTGAAAAGACaccaaaataaaaagaaatgtacacgAGTCTCGAAGTATTacgattaaaatatattttattgttgctTAACAACGTGAGACATGTTTACTAGATACACGCTGCAGCCCCGATGGTTACATAACCGGATAACAGATGTAGAGCAGGTGAGTGCACACCTGGACCTGGACTCGTTCATTCTTCGTAGGCCGGTCCCGGAGAGTCCTGGACCCGGGTCGGTTCCCCCAGGAGTCGCTCCGAAGGCCTGAAGGGGAAGTCGTACAGGGGGACGCCGGAATCCTTCAGCTTCTCATTGCAGCTCCGCAGCAGGTCGTCGTactcctgcagcacacacacacacacacacacacagctgagtcTCAGAAAGATGAACTAATGagtgaaaacatgtttaaatgaaCCGACCTTGGCGTCTCGAGCCAAGTCGCTCCTCAAGGCGTCGATGGTCGCTTGTTTCGACGCCAGCATTTCCTACGAGTATGAACACACCTCGTTTGTTCCTGaagatctctctcacacacacacaggtgtcgaGAAAATCGATTCATGGAACACACCTCCAGTTTGTCGGCGGCGCGGCCTCCGGCGGTTCGGTCGACGCCGGAGGCCGAGAGCGCGGCGCAGAGCTGcgcctccttcttctccaccgCGGCGGTCAGCGCCGCCAGCTTCCTGTCCAGCAGCAGGTGCTTCAGGCCGCTCCTCTGCTGCACGTCCAGGATGGCGTCCGTCTGCTTCCTCAGCAGCTCGTCGCGCTCCTGCTGAACCTGACGACCAGAGCGGCAAACGTGAGCGCGGTGGAACGGCGTGCGGCGGTGGAACGGCGTGCGGCAAGTTCACCTTCTGGAaggcctgcagcagcagctcgtgCTCCACCGACACGTCTCTGAGCTCCATCTCCAGGACCTTCGCTCGAGCTTTGGTCGCCTGTCACACGCATTGAAGGAAGGTGGGTTTCAcaagaatacataaataaatgcttaaataaatgtaaataaataaataaatacaggaataaataaatacaggaataaataaatgtgcaaataaataaatacaggaataaatacatgcttaaataaataaatgtaaataaataaatacaggaataaataaatgtgtaaatgaataaatacaagaataaataaataaatgtgcaaataaatacagaaataaataaaaacaggactaaataaatgcttaaatacatgtgtaaataaatgtaagcatttatttattcctgtatttatttatttattcctatatttattcatgcatttattcatttatacttaagacattttaagtcctgcATTAGTGTGCACCAACAGAAATAAACTAATATcccagatgatgtcatcaatctgaaatactaacgtGAGCTAAACCCTCCAGTCGGTACATATTTGTGTAACTAAGATGAAACGGTGACGGCCGATATGTGCCGATGCTCGGCGAACCGGTGGGaagtgaacgcaccacgagcTGAGACTTGGCCTGCTTGAAGTCTTGCTGCCGTTTCTGGAGCTCCGGAAGCTTCCGCCGGGCTTCCTGCAGAGACTCGCTGAGACGCCGGTTCTCCTGCTCGGCCGCAGAGAGCTTGTTGTCCACTCGCGCCTGCAGCTTCGTCACCGTCGCCAGTTCGTCCTGAAAACAACGAGAAGAACGAAGTAAGCGTCTTCACTTAGAGAGGagatcaaattaaaatgtgtttcaccAGTGACTCAGAATGCAAGAACATCTTAGTGATACTACACACCTGTGTAGAGACTTCATTGATATTTCATAGAGTACAAACAGCCTGGATCAAAATTAAGAGAAACTACATCAACCGCGTCACATTTAGGTCCTGTTGTAAAAACCCGTAATGTGAGCATTCACGAGTTGACCTCTGAGTCTTGTACCTTCAGCGTATTCTGGTCCTGCAGCATCTTCTTCTGGACGGTGGAGTAGTAGTCCTCAGCGCGCCTGAGCGCTCTGTCGTGGTCCTCGACCAGAGCCGCCACGCGACTCCTCGACCTCTCCTCGATGTCGCCGACCTCGGCCAGCTGCCGCTTggtctccgccgccgccgccgactgCGTGTTCTCGTGATACTTCACCTCAATTTCTTTTTGAAGAGCAACGGGAGGAAAAGCTTGATTACAATAATTTAAGTTCAAGATGGGAGGTTGGGGAttaaaaagagagcgagagagactgtgcgtgtgagagactgtgtgtgtgtgtgtgagaccgtgtgtgtgtgagagagagagagagactgtgtgtgagagagagagagactgtgtgtgagagagagaaagactgtgtgtgtgtgagagagagagagaaagactatgtgtgtgtgtgtgagagagagagagactgtgtgtgtgtgtgtctgtgtgacagagagagagagagagagagagagagagaggttttctTCACCTCGTATTCTGTCATCACAGCTGTTGGCCATCTCCATTAACTCCACCTGGTGTTTCTGTTGACGTCAACAAGGCGACAGCTTCGTGGTGAAGTGACAACAAGTGGAAACGAACTCTAGACAACGTGAGAGATGGACTGAGCGTGGAGCGGGCCTCACGAGCGTCAGCTGCACGGCGCCGCTCTGGCTGCCGAGCTCCTTCCCCCCGAGGTCGGCCCGCAGGCCGCGCAGCTCTCCGCGGAGGCCGAGCTCGGACCGCGCGTGCCGGTCCTGCGCCAGCGTCGTCGCGGCGACCCCGTCCGCCTTCCGCCCGGAGACGGCGCCGTGGTGTTCGGACAGGACGTGCTTCAGCTTCTGCTTGTACACCTGGAGGCCGGCggtcagggggaggagcttagagGTCGGACCCGTGTAAAGAATAATATGAAAGAATGAGCAGTCTCTGTTTCTCTAACTAAAAACTAGCTCATGAaagagtgtg
The nucleotide sequence above comes from Pseudoliparis swirei isolate HS2019 ecotype Mariana Trench chromosome 24, NWPU_hadal_v1, whole genome shotgun sequence. Encoded proteins:
- the LOC130189918 gene encoding dynein regulatory complex subunit 4-like encodes the protein MPPKSRSKKATKGKSLAVVDGLSTEEMSKDQLEEHIVRLREELDREREERSYFQLERDKIQAFWEISKRSLEEEKAELRNRNGERAEAEQRHQVEITVYKQKLKHVLSEHHGAVSGRKADGVAATTLAQDRHARSELGLRGELRGLRADLGGKELGSQSGAVQLTLKHQVELMEMANSCDDRIREIEVKYHENTQSAAAAETKRQLAEVGDIEERSRSRVAALVEDHDRALRRAEDYYSTVQKKMLQDQNTLKDELATVTKLQARVDNKLSAAEQENRRLSESLQEARRKLPELQKRQQDFKQAKSQLVATKARAKVLEMELRDVSVEHELLLQAFQKVQQERDELLRKQTDAILDVQQRSGLKHLLLDRKLAALTAAVEKKEAQLCAALSASGVDRTAGGRAADKLEEMLASKQATIDALRSDLARDAKEYDDLLRSCNEKLKDSGVPLYDFPFRPSERLLGEPTRVQDSPGPAYEE